One segment of Theobroma cacao cultivar B97-61/B2 chromosome 9, Criollo_cocoa_genome_V2, whole genome shotgun sequence DNA contains the following:
- the LOC18588751 gene encoding beta-glucuronosyltransferase GlcAT14B, which produces MDSGSANKPQQHKKKSWFLLLTFSLLLSTLLIIISITSTSSTSSLFYYTRTRTTKTQLPQFVESKLHLVPTSPNPVPKLAYLISGSAGDGESLKRTLKALYHPRNQYAVHLDLEASAEERLEVAKFVKTEPLFKKVGNVRMVTKANLVTYRGPTMVTNTLHAAAVLFKEGGDWDWFINLSASDYPLVTQDDLLHTLSDIPRDLNFIEHTSDIGWKEYQRAKPVIIDPGLYSRQKSDVFWVSEKRSVPTAYRLFTGSAWMMLSRPFIEYCLWGWDNLPRIVLMYYANFLSSPEGYFHTVICNAKEFQNTTVNHDLHFISWDNPPKQHPHFLTVNDYQKMVDSNAPFARKFGKNEPVLDKIDSELLGCNADGFVPGGWLNNEGNSNGTLLHVRTNTTELRPGTGAERLKRLVSGLLSAEDFHTKQCS; this is translated from the exons ATGGATTCTGGCTCTGCAAACAAGCCGCAGCAAcacaagaaaaaaagttgGTTCCTTCTCTTAacattttctcttctcctttCAACCCTACTCATCATCATCTCCATAACCTCCACTTCTTCCACTTCCTCCCTTTTTTACTACACCCGTACGCGCACCACCAAAACCCAACTTCCACAGTTCGTGGAATCCAAGCTCCACTTGGTGCCTACATCTCCAAACCCAGTTCCCAAACTGGCTTATCTCATATCTGGCTCAGCCGGCGATGGGGAGAGCTTGAAGAGAACGTTGAAAGCTTTATACCATCCCAGGAACCAATATGCCGTGCATTTGGATTTAGAGGCTTCTGCTGAGGAGAGGTTGGAGGTAGCTAAGTTTGTGAAAACTGAGCCGCTTTTTAAGAAAGTTGGGAATGTAAGGATGGTTACTAAAGCCAATCTGGTGACTTATAGAGGGCCTACCATGGTTACCAATACCCTTCATGCTGCTGCCGTTTTGTTTAAGGAAGGTGGGGACTGGGATTGGTTCATCAACTTGAGTGCTTCTGACTACCCTTTGGTTACTCAAGATG ATCTGCTTCACACATTATCTGATATCCCAAGAGATCTTAATTTTATCGAGCATACCAGTGACATTGGATGGAAGGA GTATCAGAGAGCCAAGCCTGTTATAATTGATCCAGGGCTTTATAGCCGGCAAAAATCAGATGTATTCTGGGTTTCAGAGAAAAGGAGTGTACCAACTGCATATAGGCTGTTTACAG GTTCTGCTTGGATGATGCTCTCTCGTCCTTTCATAGAGTATTGTTTATGGGGGTGGGACAACCTCCCAAGGATAGTCCTTATGTACTATGCaaactttctttcttcccctGAAGGGTACTTCCATACTGTTATCTGCAACGCCAAAGAATTTCAGAACACCACTGTAAATCATGACCTCCACTTCATATCGTGGGACAACCCTCCAAAACAACATCCACATTTCCTTACTGTTAATGACTACCAAAAGATGGTTGACAGCAATGCTCCCTTTGCGAGGAAATTTGGCAAGAATGAACCAGTTCTTGACAAGATTGATTCTGAGCTTTTGGGCTGCAATGCTGATGGATTTGTGCCTGGTGGATGGTTAAATAATGAAGGAAATTCTAACGGAACTCTCCTGCATGTCAGAACAAATACTACAGAGCTTAGGCCAGGTACTGGTGCTGAGAGACTCAAACGTCTCGTCAGTGGTCTGTTATCAGCAGAAGATTTTCATACAAAGCAATGCAGTTGA
- the LOC18588752 gene encoding putative pentatricopeptide repeat-containing protein At5g59200, chloroplastic → MSSVYGVEPQLEQTACIVDLLDRAGMVEEAENFIEEKMGGLGGGDANIWGALLGCCRTNVNVEIGNRVWKKLAEMGISDCGVHIVSYNMFREAGLDMEAKRVRKLISEAGMKKKLGCSMIEVDGLVKKFLAGDLSHPYALGGVYRTLELLLKIMDFGGNLMWNADLFGELLNFLFLECYRLSLRFIYACF, encoded by the coding sequence ATGAGTAGTGTCTATGGGGTTGAACCTCAGCTTGAGCAGACTGCGTGTATTGTTGACCTATTGGACAGAGCAGGTATGGTAGAGGAAGCTGAGAATTTTATAGAGGAGAAGATGGGAGGGTTGGGAGGTGGAGATGCTAACATTTGGGGAGCTCTACTAGGTTGTTGTAGAACCAATGTCAATGTGGAAATTGGAAATAGAGTCTGGAAGAAGCTTGCAGAAATGGGAATATCTGATTGTGGTGTTCATATTGTTTCGTATAACATGTTTAGAGAGGCTGGTTTGGATATGGAGGCAAAGCGAGTGAGAAAATTGATTTCAGAAGCTGGAATGAAGAAGAAGCTTGGTTGCAGCATGATAGAAGTTGATGGCTTGGTTAAAAAGTTCCTTGCAGGTGATCTTTCTCATCCATATGCACTGGGAGGAGTATACAGGACACTTGAGCTTCTTCTTAAAATAATGGATTTTGGAGGAAATTTAATGTGGAATGCCGATTTATTTGGTGAACTACtaaatttcttatttcttGAATGCTATAGGCTCTCCCTTCGATTCATCTATGCATGTTTTTAG